The following is a genomic window from Fibrobacter sp. UWP2.
GACCGCCGGCGCCGAGGTGGTGCAGAGTTTTTTGCAACGGGTGCAGAACTTTAGCCCGGCCACGCTCATTGGCGAGGGCAAGGTGAACGAGGTCAAGCGCGCTCTCGAAGAGAACGACGCCAAGATGGTGGTCTTTGACGACGACCTCAGCGGCTCGCAGGTGCGCAACCTGGAGCAGCGCATGCCAGGAATCAAGGTGTTGGACCGCACGGGGCTCATCCTCGACATTTTTGCAAAGCACGCGGTGACGGCGGAGAGCCGCCTGATGGTGGAAGTCGCGCAGTTGCAATACATGATGCCCCGCCTCACCGGCGCGTGGACGCACTTGTGCCGCCAGCACAACGGAGGCATTGGCACCAAGGGCCCAGGCGAAACGCAGCTCGAGACCGACCGCCGCATGATCCGCAAGCGCATTCAGGAACTCAAAAAGAAACTCGAGAAAATCGAGGACGCCCGCGAGAGCCAGGCCGAAAACAGGAACGACATTTTCCACGTGGGCATCGTGGGCTACACCAACGCGGGCAAGTCCACGCTCACGAACCGCCTCACCGGCGCCGACGTGTATGTAGAAGACAAGCTCTTCGCCACCCTCGACAGCACCACGCGCAAGCTCTACCTCGACGGAGAGAACATCATCCTCTCCGACACCGTCGGGTTCATCCGCAAGCTGCCCCACAACCTTATAGAGACGTTCAAAAGCACGCTGGGCGTCGCCGCCCATGCCGACTGCATTTTGGAAGTCGTGGACGGGAGCGCCCCCGACTACCGAGAGCATTTGGAAGTCACGCACAAGACTCTCGATGGCATCATCAGCAAAAGCACGCCGCGCCTCCGTGTGTTTAACAAAGTCGAGGTGGTGGACGAGGCGCGCCGTACCGAACTTTTGCAAAACTACCCCGAGGCAATCCAGGTGAGCGCCCGCGAGAACATTGGCATGGAGCGCCTCAAGGCGGCCTTCAAGGAGCAACTCGCCCTGTGGCACAAGAGGCGCGAAGCCGAGGCCGCACACATCAAGGAACAGGCCGAGGCTCCATGGCCCGAACCGCAAGAGTCGCCGCAAACCGAGATGTAAAATGCCGTACTTTTTTGCCCTGGCATTTGCCCTGTTCCTTGCGTCTTGCTCCAACTCCACCGACTCCTACGAGGAACCGGCGGACGCCCTCGTTTTGGAAACCGATTCCCTCAAAGCAGTTGATTCCTTGAGCACCCCGGATTCCTTGAGCTTGCCGGATTCATTGAGCTTGCCAGATTCCTTGAACACGCGGGATTCCTTGAACTCGCCAGATTCCTTGTGCACGCAGGATTCGCTCGACACAACGCAAAACATGGTACAAACCGACACCTCTACCAGGGGGATGGTCCTTTTTAGCGCCACCTCCCAAAAAGTGCAGATCGGTACCAACGAAAAAAGTGCCAAGGTAAACGAACGCCCCGCCGCCACGGTGAACTTCACCTACGACTACTACATGGACCGCCACGAGGTCACGTGCGAAACCTACAACGACGTGATGAAAGACTACGGTGCCGCAGCACAATTGGAATGCGCCGGCGACAGTCTCCCCGCGGTGAACGTCACGTACTTTGACGCCGTGCTCTACGCCAACGCCCGCAGCAAGCGCGCCGGGCGCGACACCGCCTACCATTACACAAAACTCTCCTTCAACAGCAAAGGGCATTGCATTGGCATGGAGGGGTTCGCCTTTGACCCCGCCAAAAAGGCATTCCGCTTGCCGACCGAAGCCGAATGGTCTTTTGCCGCGCAAAGCAACTGGGCGCCCGCCAACAGCTGGAACGCCGGGAATTCCGGCTACAAGCTGCACAAGGTCTGCACCGCGCCCGTGCCCCCCGACAAGAGCGACAGCTCCATTTGCGACATGGCGGGAAACGCTCTGGAATGGGTCAACGACTGGATGGGCGCGCTCCGCGACACCAGCATCACGAACTACGTGGGCACAACCGACGGCGGCACGCTCGGCGAACGCATTTTAAAGGGCGGCAGTTTTAGGAACTCGCCCCAGGCAATGCACATTTACAGCCGTGGCGACATCTACACGGTCGCGGGCTCCCTCGCCGCCGACTACGTGGGCTTCCGCCTTGCCTACGGAGCAATCCCCGACGCACAATGGATGAGCCGCAAGGGCCCCGCAAAAACCTCCTCGTTGCACGTAATTGCCTCCTCCGAAGCGGTGCAGGGCAAAACGACCTCCTCCAGGGCAAAGCTCGCCTTCCGCAACGACGAAACGGGCAACCTCGCCTTTGTAGACTTTGGAAGCTCGGCAACCGTGGTCGAGATCGACGACACGCTGGAAGTCTACCACCCGGACATTTCGCCCGACGGTCGCAGGGTCGCCTTTTGCACAGGCCTAGAGGGCATCTCGGGCAAATCGGCCGTATACGTGCGCGACCTGAGCGTCGGGGGCGGCAACCTGATAAAGCTCGACGTGCCAAACGCCGCCATACCGCGCTGGCGCGTGCTCGAGAACGGCGACACGGCAATCGCGTTCGTCACCGACGCGGGCAACAACAAGGACATGGGCTATTTTGCCACCACCGCGACATGGCAGGTAAAAATCTCCGGCGGGATCTTTGGCATCCCCGAGAAGCTGTTCATGGGCGCCTACCACGGCGGCATTAGCAACGAGGGCGATTTTGCCATTACCGGGGCGCGCCTGCTCATTGCACACAAAGAGCGCATCTACAATTCGATGATCCCTCTCGACACCATTTGGTACAACGGCGAACAAGCCTGCAACGCGAGCCTATCGCACGATGGCACCAAACGCTCGCTGTTCCTCGATTTTGGCGGCAAGACCGGGCGCAAATTTACCGGCATAAACTACGGGACGCACGAAATGCTTTTGGTGGTCGACAGCCTAGGCAAACTGATCCAGGGCGTGCCCGCGCCAGCAGGCCACAGCTTTGACCACACCGAGTGGGCGTTGGGCAAGGTAAAAGGAAAGGACCTGGTCGTGTCAACAATTGTTGACATCAACGGCAACCACAACAAGGTGCAACTTTTAGACATGGTCGACAGCAGCCGCCTGGACCTGGTGGGCGGCGGCGAAGTTTGGCACCCCAGCCTTTGGCTAGGCGTCATCAACATCGAGAACACGGCTTGGGACCTGGACAGCGCCGGCGACTACAGCAATCCCGACAACTCCGTGTCCCACCTTTTCCACGAAAAAATGCCCATGATGTGGGACATGCGCGATTCCGTGGAGGTCGTGGCGTTTGGCAACTCGCGCACATACACCGGTTTTGACCCCAAGTCCATAGAGCTGCCCTCCATGAACTTCTCGGTGATTCCATGCGAAATGCACTGCATAAACTACCTGTTCAAAAACTACATTGTAAAGCATTACCACAGGCTCAAGTACATTGTGGTAGGGCTCGATTTTGACACGTGGCACATACAGGACCCCAATGAAAGCATTCTCACTGCCACCATGGGTTCCAAGGGGTTTGAATACGACAAGAACCACAAATTCTGGCCCAACGGGATTGACGACGATTTTTTAAAGCTCGTACACCAAAAGAGGAACGAGAGCAGCGAGGAAATTCAAGCGGTCAGCGGCTATGTAGCCCATGAATTTTTCATTGGCTGGTACAACGCCACTACCGGCGAGGTCTCAATCGTTCTAGACAGCACCTGGAGCGACAAGGAATTCATTTGGCAAACCAACTTGATTGCCCTCAAGGACCTGATTGCAACGGCGGGCAAAAAAGGAGTCAAGGTTATTGGCGTCACCTACCCCATAAGTCCCAAGTACAAAGAAACCGGCTCCTACGGCAAATTCGGCCTTCGCCGGAGCCACGCCCTGCAAATTATGGATTCCGTCAAGGTCTACCAAGAAAATTACGGCAACTTTAGGCTCATGGACGAGGAAGATGCCCCAAAGTTAGTTGAAATTTCTGCAACCAAAAAGAAAAAGGTGGTCTCCAACTTGTAAATTTGGTTCAGCAAAAAAACACCAAGCA
Proteins encoded in this region:
- the hflX gene encoding GTPase HflX — protein: MQNPVEHKKQKERCILVGISTPKVRPWLASEQLAELGRLAKTAGAEVVQSFLQRVQNFSPATLIGEGKVNEVKRALEENDAKMVVFDDDLSGSQVRNLEQRMPGIKVLDRTGLILDIFAKHAVTAESRLMVEVAQLQYMMPRLTGAWTHLCRQHNGGIGTKGPGETQLETDRRMIRKRIQELKKKLEKIEDARESQAENRNDIFHVGIVGYTNAGKSTLTNRLTGADVYVEDKLFATLDSTTRKLYLDGENIILSDTVGFIRKLPHNLIETFKSTLGVAAHADCILEVVDGSAPDYREHLEVTHKTLDGIISKSTPRLRVFNKVEVVDEARRTELLQNYPEAIQVSARENIGMERLKAAFKEQLALWHKRREAEAAHIKEQAEAPWPEPQESPQTEM
- a CDS encoding TIGR02171 family protein, yielding MPYFFALAFALFLASCSNSTDSYEEPADALVLETDSLKAVDSLSTPDSLSLPDSLSLPDSLNTRDSLNSPDSLCTQDSLDTTQNMVQTDTSTRGMVLFSATSQKVQIGTNEKSAKVNERPAATVNFTYDYYMDRHEVTCETYNDVMKDYGAAAQLECAGDSLPAVNVTYFDAVLYANARSKRAGRDTAYHYTKLSFNSKGHCIGMEGFAFDPAKKAFRLPTEAEWSFAAQSNWAPANSWNAGNSGYKLHKVCTAPVPPDKSDSSICDMAGNALEWVNDWMGALRDTSITNYVGTTDGGTLGERILKGGSFRNSPQAMHIYSRGDIYTVAGSLAADYVGFRLAYGAIPDAQWMSRKGPAKTSSLHVIASSEAVQGKTTSSRAKLAFRNDETGNLAFVDFGSSATVVEIDDTLEVYHPDISPDGRRVAFCTGLEGISGKSAVYVRDLSVGGGNLIKLDVPNAAIPRWRVLENGDTAIAFVTDAGNNKDMGYFATTATWQVKISGGIFGIPEKLFMGAYHGGISNEGDFAITGARLLIAHKERIYNSMIPLDTIWYNGEQACNASLSHDGTKRSLFLDFGGKTGRKFTGINYGTHEMLLVVDSLGKLIQGVPAPAGHSFDHTEWALGKVKGKDLVVSTIVDINGNHNKVQLLDMVDSSRLDLVGGGEVWHPSLWLGVINIENTAWDLDSAGDYSNPDNSVSHLFHEKMPMMWDMRDSVEVVAFGNSRTYTGFDPKSIELPSMNFSVIPCEMHCINYLFKNYIVKHYHRLKYIVVGLDFDTWHIQDPNESILTATMGSKGFEYDKNHKFWPNGIDDDFLKLVHQKRNESSEEIQAVSGYVAHEFFIGWYNATTGEVSIVLDSTWSDKEFIWQTNLIALKDLIATAGKKGVKVIGVTYPISPKYKETGSYGKFGLRRSHALQIMDSVKVYQENYGNFRLMDEEDAPKLVEISATKKKKVVSNL